The following are encoded in a window of uncultured Flavobacterium sp. genomic DNA:
- a CDS encoding DUF4249 domain-containing protein codes for MQRINKYNFKSKALAFLSLLSILFFSSCEEVVQLDLETGQTKLVIDAEIIWQKGTTGKEQVIKISKTAPYYNNTTPKVSGAQVKVENSNGDVFIFNETVPGSYVCTNFVPVLNMDYTLSVTAEGQSFKATEKLTSVTPIDKVEQDIIKDFNGKDIIELIFYYKDPADQMNYYLTDYQSEFLIYPQYELTDDEFFNGNVISTRFSDSDKMKPGNTVKITHRGISKNFYNYMNLILQVYGGSPFSIPPGNIRGNIVNTNDPNNFAFGYFRLCEADKVSYLVK; via the coding sequence ATGCAAAGGATTAATAAGTATAATTTTAAAAGTAAAGCATTGGCTTTTTTAAGTCTGCTTTCTATATTGTTTTTTTCATCTTGTGAAGAGGTCGTACAGCTTGATTTAGAGACCGGTCAGACAAAACTGGTTATAGATGCAGAAATTATTTGGCAAAAAGGAACAACCGGAAAAGAGCAGGTTATAAAGATTAGTAAAACAGCTCCTTATTATAACAATACTACACCAAAAGTTTCCGGTGCACAGGTAAAAGTTGAAAATAGTAATGGAGATGTTTTTATCTTTAATGAAACTGTACCCGGTTCTTACGTATGTACTAATTTTGTTCCCGTTTTAAACATGGACTATACACTTTCTGTAACTGCAGAAGGGCAAAGTTTTAAGGCGACTGAAAAACTAACTTCCGTAACACCAATTGATAAGGTAGAGCAAGACATTATTAAGGATTTTAATGGAAAAGATATAATTGAATTGATATTTTATTATAAAGATCCGGCTGATCAGATGAATTATTACCTTACAGATTATCAAAGCGAATTTCTGATATACCCACAATATGAACTTACTGATGATGAGTTTTTTAACGGGAATGTAATAAGTACCCGATTCTCAGACTCAGATAAAATGAAACCTGGAAATACAGTTAAAATTACGCACCGTGGTATTTCGAAGAATTTCTATAATTATATGAATTTAATTTTACAAGTATACGGAGGAAGCCCTTTTTCTATTCCTCCCGGAAATATAAGAGGTAATATAGTAAATACCAATGACCCAAATAATTTTGCCTTTGGTTACTTCAGGCTTTGCGAAGCAGACAAAGTATCTTATTTGGTAAAATAA
- a CDS encoding TonB-dependent receptor, with amino-acid sequence MKHIISACFFLLSLGVFSQNVTVTVDKTVTLKEFFKQIENQSDYKFAFTDQVNTSQKYFTHKKTYKKIDIKELVNELNKSASVQFSIVGSNIFVKQKTSKTPKKKNKLTGQVFDDNKEPIIGANVFIKELETGVTTDRNGMFSMDLDKGTYTVAISYIGLKNKETQITVSDDERINFTMDADSQELEQVIVTTNKAVDVKNTQMSVNKLSMAEIKRIPAAMGEPDPLKSILTLPGVTNAGEASSGFNVRGGAADQNLVLLDGAPVYGDSHMFGFFSIFNVDIINGLDLYKGGIPSKFGGRVSSVLDVSQQTGDFDNYKVNGGIGLISSRLLVQGPIQKEKGSFIIAGRASYAHLFLKLSDNKNSALFYDLNAKFNYRLGANNTLAFSGYFGNDVFDISDRFASTYGNTMGIVSWKHKFSDNLNTNLSVFYSDYKFNLGLQAESFQWDSNIKTYGLKYNWNHTLSEKLKLNYGIDGQYYDFNPGTVQPTSLDSQFNYKQLDKKYSLETSAYLDFEHQLTEKLNFRYGLRYSMFYRLGGEDISTYENGEAVVYNPLYHIYEKGTPTGTISYKSGETISKFDNLEPRAALSYAFDDNTSVKASYNRMAQYIHILSNTQSPLPMSIWTPSGPFTKPQLLDQYAVGYFKNFKDNDYSFEGELFYKNIKNRIDYIDGANILANNNIEQVILNGKARSYGLELLLRKNRGAFTGWVSYTLSRAEQKTPGRTPEEPGVANGNWYLSGYDKMHNLSIVGSYEYNPKWSFNANFTLQSGQPVTYANGYYEFGGINIPNFSLRNENRLPLFHHLDLAATYTPKPDKKKGWQSYWVFSIYNVYDRKNAASMTFTTNEDTGANETRRLSIFGMVPGISYNFKF; translated from the coding sequence ATGAAGCATATAATTTCAGCATGCTTTTTTTTACTCAGTTTAGGTGTGTTTTCTCAAAACGTAACTGTAACTGTCGATAAAACGGTAACATTAAAAGAGTTCTTTAAACAAATTGAAAATCAATCTGATTATAAATTTGCTTTTACAGATCAAGTTAATACAAGTCAGAAGTATTTTACCCATAAAAAAACGTATAAAAAAATTGATATAAAGGAACTTGTTAATGAATTAAATAAGAGCGCGTCGGTTCAGTTTTCAATTGTTGGCAGTAATATTTTTGTAAAACAAAAAACTAGCAAAACACCTAAAAAAAAAAATAAGCTGACCGGACAGGTTTTTGACGATAACAAGGAGCCAATTATTGGAGCCAATGTTTTTATTAAAGAACTGGAAACAGGTGTTACAACAGACAGAAATGGAATGTTTTCTATGGATCTGGATAAAGGCACTTATACCGTTGCAATTAGTTATATTGGTTTAAAGAATAAAGAAACACAAATTACTGTTTCTGATGATGAAAGAATCAATTTTACCATGGATGCAGACAGTCAGGAGTTGGAGCAGGTGATAGTTACCACTAATAAGGCTGTTGATGTTAAGAATACTCAAATGAGTGTTAACAAGCTTTCAATGGCCGAGATTAAGCGAATTCCTGCTGCAATGGGAGAGCCGGATCCTTTAAAATCGATATTGACATTGCCTGGAGTTACAAACGCCGGAGAAGCATCGTCAGGATTTAATGTACGTGGTGGTGCGGCAGATCAGAATTTGGTTCTTTTAGATGGTGCTCCTGTATATGGTGATTCTCACATGTTTGGTTTCTTCTCTATTTTTAATGTAGATATTATAAACGGATTAGATTTATACAAAGGAGGGATTCCATCTAAATTTGGTGGGCGCGTTTCGTCTGTACTCGATGTAAGTCAGCAAACCGGAGATTTTGACAATTATAAAGTAAATGGAGGTATTGGTTTAATATCAAGCCGTTTATTAGTTCAGGGACCTATCCAAAAAGAAAAAGGTTCATTTATTATTGCAGGACGTGCTTCTTATGCTCATTTATTCCTGAAACTGTCTGATAACAAAAATTCAGCCCTGTTTTATGATCTTAATGCCAAATTTAATTACCGTTTGGGTGCTAATAATACACTGGCATTTTCCGGATATTTTGGAAATGATGTTTTTGATATTAGTGATCGTTTCGCCAGTACATACGGTAACACAATGGGAATCGTAAGCTGGAAGCATAAATTTTCGGATAATTTAAATACAAATTTATCTGTTTTCTACAGCGATTATAAATTCAATCTTGGTTTGCAGGCCGAAAGTTTTCAGTGGGACAGTAACATTAAAACTTATGGACTTAAGTACAATTGGAATCATACCTTGTCAGAGAAGTTAAAACTGAATTACGGAATCGACGGTCAATATTATGATTTTAATCCGGGAACGGTACAACCAACGAGTTTAGATTCGCAGTTTAATTACAAACAGCTTGACAAAAAATATTCTTTAGAAACATCAGCTTATCTTGATTTTGAACATCAGCTTACAGAGAAACTTAATTTTAGATATGGACTTCGCTACAGTATGTTTTATCGTTTGGGAGGTGAGGATATAAGCACTTATGAAAATGGAGAAGCAGTAGTATACAATCCTTTATATCATATTTATGAAAAAGGAACTCCAACCGGAACAATATCTTATAAAAGCGGAGAAACGATAAGCAAATTTGACAATCTCGAACCGCGTGCTGCTTTATCTTATGCTTTTGATGATAACACTTCTGTAAAAGCAAGTTATAACAGAATGGCGCAATATATTCATATCTTATCCAATACCCAGTCTCCATTACCAATGAGTATCTGGACACCAAGCGGACCTTTTACAAAACCACAATTACTGGATCAATATGCGGTAGGATATTTTAAGAATTTTAAGGATAACGATTATTCTTTTGAAGGGGAATTATTTTATAAAAACATCAAAAACCGTATCGATTATATAGATGGAGCGAATATTTTGGCAAATAATAATATAGAACAGGTTATTTTGAATGGTAAAGCCAGATCCTATGGTCTGGAATTATTGTTAAGAAAAAACAGAGGAGCTTTTACAGGATGGGTTTCATATACTTTGTCAAGAGCAGAACAAAAAACGCCAGGAAGAACACCTGAAGAACCTGGAGTAGCAAATGGTAATTGGTATTTGTCAGGATATGATAAAATGCATAATTTGAGTATCGTAGGTAGTTATGAATACAATCCTAAATGGTCTTTTAATGCTAATTTCACCTTACAATCAGGTCAGCCTGTAACGTATGCAAATGGTTATTATGAATTTGGAGGAATCAATATTCCTAATTTTTCTTTGAGAAATGAAAACAGACTTCCGCTTTTTCATCACTTAGATTTAGCAGCAACTTATACGCCTAAACCAGACAAAAAGAAAGGATGGCAGAGCTACTGGGTATTTAGTATTTACAATGTTTACGATAGAAAAAATGCTGCTTCTATGACATTTACAACAAATGAGGATACGGGAGCGAATGAAACCAGAAGACTTTCTATTTTTGGGATGGTACCTGGTATTTCTTATAATTTTAAATTTTAA
- a CDS encoding FecR family protein, protein MNDKKIEDELKKIWDEVPISHSDSEKEASWEEFQSKAFTAKKPKFKVWRYAAAAAVLIFVLIGTGIYFNRDPLDQNILAASTVIENTTTKVKTVFLPDSSKVELSSNSKLTYANNFKTNRKIEIEGECYFKVQKDKKHPFQVFCNETTTTVLGTSFTVKGNAQKEVTVALFEGSVEMSVKNQDKKWILVPGETFTYANNTAAVTEFERFTDFENEKLTVLSDYIKTNYGYKMIFPQEYINQRITVRINKKEDLKTIVQLISEMYNLNFEINEELKVITFQ, encoded by the coding sequence ATGAATGATAAAAAAATAGAAGACGAATTAAAAAAGATTTGGGATGAAGTTCCCATTTCACATTCTGATAGTGAAAAAGAAGCTTCGTGGGAAGAATTTCAATCGAAAGCTTTTACTGCAAAGAAACCAAAATTTAAAGTATGGAGGTACGCAGCAGCGGCAGCTGTTTTAATTTTTGTACTTATCGGAACCGGGATTTATTTTAACAGAGATCCCTTAGATCAAAATATTTTAGCAGCTTCTACTGTAATTGAAAATACAACTACAAAAGTAAAAACAGTTTTCCTGCCGGATAGTTCTAAGGTAGAGTTAAGTTCTAATTCGAAACTTACTTACGCCAATAATTTTAAAACCAACAGAAAGATTGAAATTGAAGGTGAATGTTATTTTAAAGTTCAAAAAGATAAAAAACATCCTTTTCAGGTTTTTTGCAATGAAACTACAACAACCGTTTTAGGAACTTCCTTTACTGTAAAAGGAAATGCACAAAAAGAAGTGACAGTAGCTCTTTTTGAAGGAAGTGTCGAAATGAGTGTAAAAAATCAGGATAAAAAATGGATACTGGTACCCGGTGAAACTTTTACTTATGCAAACAATACAGCTGCAGTAACAGAATTCGAGAGATTTACTGATTTTGAAAATGAAAAACTAACAGTTCTTAGTGATTACATTAAAACGAACTATGGCTATAAAATGATATTTCCACAGGAATATATCAACCAACGAATTACGGTTCGAATCAACAAAAAAGAAGACTTAAAAACAATTGTCCAATTAATATCAGAAATGTATAACCTAAACTTTGAAATAAATGAAGAATTAAAAGTAATTACTTTTCAATAG
- a CDS encoding sigma-70 family RNA polymerase sigma factor: MDNRKFILSLKKGNETSFKEAYLNYYDKLVNIAKRFNFTVLTPQDFVQETFLRLYNKRELLNEDVLLDKQLFVICKNIIINHLNRENKIVQLDPLHVVMEEEDTETEIFEERQEKLYNFINLLPEQQQKIYTLHKLENLSYKEIAAMTDLSEKTIANHIYLASKFIRKKIQNH, from the coding sequence ATGGACAATAGAAAGTTTATATTAAGTTTAAAAAAAGGTAATGAAACTTCTTTCAAAGAAGCTTATTTAAACTACTATGATAAACTTGTAAACATTGCTAAACGATTTAATTTTACAGTTCTGACTCCGCAGGACTTTGTTCAGGAGACTTTTTTAAGATTATATAATAAAAGAGAATTACTCAATGAAGATGTTTTATTAGATAAACAATTGTTCGTTATCTGCAAGAACATTATCATTAATCATCTTAACAGAGAAAATAAAATAGTACAACTTGATCCTTTGCATGTTGTAATGGAAGAGGAGGATACCGAAACTGAAATTTTTGAAGAAAGACAAGAAAAATTATATAATTTCATAAATCTGCTTCCGGAACAACAACAAAAAATATATACACTACATAAACTGGAAAACCTTAGCTATAAGGAGATTGCAGCAATGACAGATCTTTCTGAAAAGACAATTGCCAATCATATTTATCTCGCCAGTAAATTTATTCGAAAAAAAATCCAAAACCATTAG
- a CDS encoding DUF4348 domain-containing protein, with amino-acid sequence MRILFFLATFFLLFSCKENSVKKDLQLKKENQITSKKVSEDFDSFFKKFAKDSIYQKERIVFPLKCKTPDENDLLGEKIQTKLIKSSNFEYMDFTVDSLAMKKETDKYTIEKREKNGYMIYSRLGYDNGIYELYKFRQVEGNWYLVEIEDLSS; translated from the coding sequence ATGAGAATACTATTTTTCTTAGCTACTTTTTTTCTATTATTTTCCTGCAAAGAAAATAGTGTAAAAAAGGATTTACAATTAAAGAAAGAGAATCAAATCACTTCAAAAAAAGTTTCAGAAGATTTTGATTCTTTCTTTAAAAAATTTGCAAAAGACAGTATTTATCAAAAAGAGAGAATTGTGTTTCCTTTAAAATGCAAAACTCCTGATGAAAATGATCTTTTGGGCGAAAAAATTCAAACTAAACTGATAAAAAGTTCAAATTTTGAATACATGGATTTCACTGTGGATTCATTAGCTATGAAAAAAGAGACTGATAAATATACCATTGAAAAAAGAGAAAAAAATGGATATATGATTTATAGCCGTTTAGGTTATGATAACGGAATATATGAGTTATATAAATTTAGGCAGGTTGAAGGTAATTGGTATTTAGTCGAAATTGAAGATCTTTCATCATAA
- a CDS encoding TetR family transcriptional regulator, translating to MNTSDFILDKVAPIFNKQGYIGTSLTDITNATGLTKGAIYCNFSNKEDLALKSFQLNINLAITPLFKLVSTKEGCLNKLHAITEYQRSYYDLVKDRGGCPMLRVGVDTKFINPLLFKAAQNLSEKFTTGLTNILKDGITNNEIQPNTDPVKYAKIILSLIEGGSLLAFTHNDQTYITNAMDFIDSTLIESIRK from the coding sequence ATGAATACTTCCGATTTTATACTGGATAAAGTGGCTCCTATTTTTAATAAACAAGGTTACATTGGAACTAGCCTAACCGATATAACAAATGCAACCGGCCTTACAAAAGGTGCGATTTACTGTAATTTTTCTAATAAGGAAGATTTAGCATTAAAGTCATTTCAACTCAATATAAACTTAGCAATAACGCCTTTATTTAAACTAGTTAGCACTAAAGAAGGATGCCTGAATAAATTACATGCTATAACAGAATATCAGCGCAGCTATTATGATTTAGTCAAAGATCGCGGCGGATGTCCTATGCTACGAGTAGGAGTTGACACAAAATTTATCAATCCGTTATTGTTCAAAGCAGCGCAAAATCTATCTGAAAAATTTACTACGGGTTTAACTAATATCCTTAAGGATGGTATTACTAATAATGAAATTCAGCCCAATACTGATCCTGTAAAATATGCAAAAATAATATTATCACTTATTGAAGGTGGTTCACTCCTTGCCTTTACCCATAATGATCAAACCTATATTACTAACGCTATGGACTTTATTGATAGTACACTGATTGAAAGCATCAGGAAGTAG
- a CDS encoding acyl-CoA thioesterase, with product MEKVLKTKRKIRFQDCDPFNHLNNSKYLEYFINTREDQIAEHYNLDVFKYMHATGLSWVVASNQISYIKPAHTMETVLIESQLIQYTDNLLLVEMKMWNENETELKAILWIKFIPYNIQTKKAANHSDDLMKLFQSVVVPVNQSIFENRYIETIQNLKARAHA from the coding sequence ATGGAAAAAGTATTAAAAACAAAAAGAAAAATTAGATTTCAGGATTGTGATCCTTTTAATCATTTAAACAACTCAAAGTATTTAGAATACTTCATTAACACACGCGAGGATCAAATTGCCGAACACTATAACCTTGATGTGTTTAAATACATGCACGCAACAGGACTTAGTTGGGTGGTTGCATCCAATCAGATAAGTTACATTAAACCCGCTCACACGATGGAAACCGTATTAATTGAGTCTCAACTGATTCAATATACCGATAATCTTCTGCTGGTTGAAATGAAAATGTGGAATGAAAATGAAACTGAATTAAAGGCTATTCTATGGATAAAATTTATTCCGTACAACATTCAAACAAAAAAAGCGGCAAACCATTCTGATGATTTGATGAAACTCTTTCAATCGGTTGTTGTACCTGTCAATCAATCTATTTTTGAAAATAGATATATTGAAACTATTCAAAATTTAAAAGCCAGAGCACATGCCTAA
- a CDS encoding nuclear transport factor 2 family protein: MPKLETIEQFIAMVESNEHDKAIEKFYTIDASMQENQSEPRVGRDLLVANEKNTLLKAKSLVSKCIRPYFVNGDYVVIQWYFRFEWKDGRISEIEEIAYQNWENELIKKEKFFYDPKQFIGS; encoded by the coding sequence ATGCCTAAATTAGAAACAATAGAACAATTTATTGCAATGGTCGAATCCAACGAACATGATAAAGCAATTGAAAAATTTTATACTATCGATGCTTCAATGCAAGAAAATCAGTCTGAACCAAGAGTGGGTCGGGATCTTCTTGTAGCTAACGAAAAAAACACTCTTTTAAAAGCCAAATCATTAGTATCCAAATGCATTCGCCCTTATTTTGTTAATGGCGATTATGTTGTTATTCAATGGTATTTTAGATTTGAATGGAAAGATGGCCGTATTTCTGAGATTGAAGAAATTGCCTATCAAAATTGGGAGAATGAACTTATAAAAAAAGAGAAGTTTTTTTATGATCCAAAACAGTTTATAGGCTCATAA